A single window of Granulicella sibirica DNA harbors:
- a CDS encoding class I SAM-dependent methyltransferase encodes MAMNVQEQFGQIDIYVFDQILRENLSPDMRILDAGCGYGRNLVYLLREGAEVFAIDADQNGVEHVKNLADSLETGLPASNFRVAPIERLPFPEAHFDAVLCNSVLHFARDMHHFRAMLAELWRVLRPGGLLFCRLGSRIGMNFKEIRENIYLIADNSEWFLVDESMLLAFTEELNAVLVDPLKTTIVQDYRCMTTWVLRKRRS; translated from the coding sequence ATGGCAATGAACGTTCAGGAACAGTTCGGGCAGATCGACATCTACGTCTTCGATCAGATTCTCCGTGAAAATCTCAGCCCCGACATGCGCATTCTGGACGCAGGCTGCGGCTACGGTCGCAATCTCGTTTACCTCCTCAGGGAAGGAGCTGAAGTCTTTGCCATCGACGCCGACCAAAACGGCGTGGAACATGTAAAAAACCTTGCTGATTCTCTCGAAACAGGCCTCCCCGCCTCAAATTTCCGGGTAGCACCCATCGAACGGCTTCCCTTCCCCGAAGCGCATTTTGATGCTGTGCTCTGCAACTCCGTTCTTCACTTCGCCCGGGATATGCATCACTTCCGCGCCATGCTGGCAGAGCTCTGGCGCGTCCTAAGGCCCGGCGGACTCCTTTTCTGCCGCCTGGGCTCCAGAATCGGTATGAACTTCAAGGAGATCCGCGAGAACATCTACTTAATCGCCGATAACTCCGAGTGGTTCCTCGTCGACGAATCCATGCTCCTCGCTTTCACCGAAGAGCTAAACGCTGTCCTGGTAGACCCTCTAAAAACTACGATTGTGCAGGACTATCGCTGCATGACAACCTGGGTTCTGCGCAAACGCCGCAGCTGA
- a CDS encoding acyl-CoA thioesterase, which yields MSKTGVIGETRVRVRYAETDQMGVVYHANYLIWFEVGRAELIRQMGLDYRDMERVEGCGIAVVEVNCRYRSPARYDDQILVRTRVTGARGPVIKFAYEILRETDSTLLCEGSTVHVVVGKDMKKRALPEKYAERFKAFHIPSLEA from the coding sequence ATGAGCAAAACAGGAGTCATTGGCGAGACGCGCGTCCGCGTCCGCTACGCGGAGACCGACCAGATGGGCGTCGTCTACCACGCGAACTATCTCATTTGGTTCGAGGTAGGACGAGCCGAACTGATCCGGCAAATGGGCCTCGATTACAGGGACATGGAGCGTGTTGAGGGCTGCGGAATCGCTGTCGTCGAAGTGAACTGTCGCTACCGATCCCCGGCCCGCTACGACGATCAGATCCTGGTCAGAACCCGCGTCACCGGCGCACGCGGACCCGTCATCAAGTTTGCCTACGAGATTCTCCGCGAGACCGACAGCACGCTACTCTGCGAAGGCTCCACGGTCCACGTCGTCGTCGGGAAGGACATGAAGAAGCGTGCCCTGCCGGAAAAATATGCGGAGCGTTTCAAGGCCTTTCACATCCCATCCCTGGAAGCGTAA
- a CDS encoding SDR family oxidoreductase, which translates to MSAKKIALITGANKGIGLETAKQLAAEGITVLLGARDLAKGEEAAAKLKEEGFEVRPVKIDIDDKASQDAIAALIEKDYGVLDILINNAGVLIDESRARNQTSTTSEEILRKTFDTNFFATISLTQKLLPLIRKSEAGRIVNLSSILASLTLHATKGSPIYEAKTFAYDASKTALNQFTVHLAHELANTKIKVNSAHPGWVKTDMGTDAAPMEIPEGAKTSVWLATLPEDGPTGGYFHLGESLPW; encoded by the coding sequence ATGAGTGCAAAGAAGATTGCGTTAATCACTGGCGCGAACAAGGGCATAGGTCTCGAGACCGCGAAGCAGCTCGCTGCCGAAGGAATCACCGTTCTGCTAGGCGCTCGTGACCTGGCAAAAGGCGAAGAAGCCGCAGCCAAATTGAAAGAGGAAGGCTTCGAAGTCCGTCCCGTCAAGATCGATATTGACGACAAGGCCAGCCAGGATGCCATCGCCGCGCTGATAGAAAAAGACTACGGCGTCCTCGACATCCTCATCAACAACGCCGGCGTCTTGATCGACGAGTCCCGGGCCAGGAACCAGACAAGCACCACCAGCGAAGAGATCCTCCGCAAGACGTTTGACACGAACTTCTTCGCGACCATCTCCCTTACCCAGAAACTCCTCCCCCTCATCCGCAAGAGCGAAGCAGGCCGCATCGTCAACCTGTCCAGCATTCTCGCCTCCCTCACCCTGCATGCAACCAAGGGCTCGCCGATCTACGAAGCCAAGACCTTCGCCTACGACGCCTCGAAGACCGCCCTCAACCAGTTCACCGTCCATCTCGCCCATGAGCTTGCCAACACCAAGATCAAGGTCAACTCGGCTCACCCCGGCTGGGTCAAGACCGACATGGGCACCGATGCCGCCCCGATGGAGATCCCCGAAGGCGCAAAGACCTCCGTCTGGCTCGCAACGCTGCCGGAGGATGGTCCGACCGGAGGCTACTTCCACCTCGGCGAATCGCTACCCTGGTAG
- a CDS encoding type II toxin-antitoxin system death-on-curing family toxin: MAGIRSGASINKILYEPETSTHRLSAAYCFGIARNPPFIDGNRRLALIPMGLFVRLNGFEMTTDPVETEETVLAVVTGSLNENQLSEWLELHTLLSK; this comes from the coding sequence ATTGCTGGAATCCGCTCTGGCGCGTCCATAAACAAGATCCTTTACGAACCCGAGACATCCACCCATCGGCTGTCTGCCGCTTATTGTTTCGGCATCGCGCGAAACCCTCCATTCATAGATGGGAATAGGCGCTTAGCTCTAATTCCGATGGGATTGTTCGTCCGACTCAATGGCTTCGAGATGACCACTGATCCTGTTGAAACCGAAGAGACCGTGCTGGCGGTTGTAACGGGTTCACTGAACGAGAACCAACTCAGCGAGTGGCTTGAGCTGCACACTCTCCTTTCCAAGTGA
- a CDS encoding GH92 family glycosyl hydrolase, whose protein sequence is MSLVSVFRCLVLSSMLPIKIFAQVAPADFVHPLVGTQDEGQTYPATGVPFAMTQWTPQTRAGETKCVAPYYFTDPKIQGFRASHFLSGSCAPDYGTITIAAGVGPLKTSAVDRASAFDRGSEHASPYAYSVDLREAGVRAEITGTTRAGVMHFSATRDGDAWLVLENNARGGDGWVKVDQAKQEMTGEVPVRREYAGSGKLAGFSSYFVAEFSQPFASSGTWVGSDAREGGATQTGDGLPLGVVKVAKVSTTAGGASGAAATLPTAGTRPGFGAYIRFPGAHVGDDVVVRIGTSFVSVDEARKNLATEIPNWDLDAVKSAAKKEWNHTLGLIEIKDDIPAKTVFYTSLYHAMLHPRTYSDIDGSYPRFASSGRIEKASGFTYYDDFSMWDIFRAQMPLLTILDPARNVDMVRSLIAKGDQGGFLPIFPAWSSYTSEMVGDHAAVSIVDAYQKGLRGFDAEQAYALMRKTATELPKDRAEYIDGKGRRGLDSYLKYGYIPLEDPIGDAFHRNEQVSRTLEYAYDDAMLGELANALGKKGDAAMFRARGQTWRKVVDAQTGFARGRHEDGSWITPFDPAGKYTWITEGLPWQYTFFVPQDVPGLIALEGGKAAFVRKLDGLFAGKYYDHGNEPSHHIAYLFDAADAPSKTQQHVRALMESEYRDGPGGLAGNDDAGQMSAWYVLSALGFYQVTPGVPEYWIGSPRFDDMTIKLPNGRTFHIEAKGAGGGKVYVRRVLLNGHLLTGYKIKHSDIANGGTLTFEMNDTPS, encoded by the coding sequence ATGAGTCTCGTTTCTGTGTTTCGTTGCCTTGTGCTGTCAAGCATGCTGCCGATCAAGATTTTCGCTCAAGTGGCTCCTGCCGATTTCGTGCATCCGCTCGTGGGTACGCAGGACGAGGGGCAGACCTATCCGGCCACGGGCGTTCCTTTCGCCATGACCCAATGGACTCCGCAGACACGTGCAGGGGAGACGAAGTGCGTCGCTCCTTACTACTTCACTGACCCGAAGATCCAAGGTTTTCGCGCTTCGCACTTTCTCAGCGGAAGTTGCGCTCCGGACTACGGCACCATCACCATCGCCGCGGGGGTCGGTCCGTTGAAGACATCTGCCGTCGACCGCGCTTCTGCCTTCGATCGGGGGAGTGAGCACGCATCTCCGTATGCCTATTCGGTCGATCTCCGCGAAGCCGGTGTCCGGGCAGAGATCACGGGGACGACCCGCGCCGGGGTGATGCACTTCAGCGCAACGCGCGACGGAGACGCATGGCTGGTCCTAGAAAACAACGCTCGTGGCGGCGATGGATGGGTGAAGGTAGATCAGGCAAAGCAGGAGATGACCGGCGAGGTTCCTGTCCGGCGGGAGTACGCGGGCAGCGGCAAGCTGGCTGGATTCAGCTCTTATTTTGTCGCCGAGTTCAGTCAGCCTTTTGCTTCTTCGGGTACATGGGTCGGCTCTGACGCGCGTGAAGGAGGAGCCACCCAGACTGGAGACGGATTGCCGCTCGGCGTCGTCAAGGTGGCGAAGGTCTCGACGACTGCCGGCGGCGCATCCGGGGCAGCGGCGACCCTGCCTACGGCGGGTACGCGCCCAGGCTTCGGAGCTTATATCCGCTTCCCGGGAGCTCACGTGGGAGATGATGTCGTTGTTCGGATCGGCACGTCTTTCGTGAGCGTGGATGAAGCCCGCAAGAACCTTGCAACCGAGATTCCCAACTGGGACTTGGATGCAGTAAAGTCTGCCGCGAAGAAGGAGTGGAACCACACGCTGGGGCTTATCGAGATCAAGGACGATATTCCCGCCAAGACGGTCTTCTACACGTCGCTCTATCATGCGATGCTGCATCCGCGAACTTACAGTGACATCGACGGAAGTTATCCACGCTTCGCGAGCAGTGGGCGTATCGAGAAGGCAAGCGGCTTCACGTATTACGACGACTTCTCCATGTGGGACATCTTCCGAGCCCAGATGCCACTGCTTACGATCCTCGATCCGGCACGCAATGTCGATATGGTTCGATCGCTGATCGCTAAAGGCGACCAGGGGGGATTCCTGCCTATCTTTCCCGCCTGGAGCAGCTATACCTCCGAGATGGTCGGTGATCATGCAGCGGTCAGCATCGTCGACGCGTACCAGAAGGGTCTGCGCGGATTCGATGCGGAGCAGGCCTATGCGCTGATGCGGAAGACCGCGACGGAACTTCCGAAAGATCGAGCAGAATACATTGACGGCAAGGGGCGACGCGGCCTGGACTCGTACCTAAAATACGGCTATATTCCGCTCGAAGATCCTATCGGCGATGCCTTCCACAGGAACGAGCAGGTCTCTCGCACTCTGGAATACGCTTACGACGATGCGATGCTTGGCGAGTTAGCGAACGCGCTTGGGAAGAAGGGCGACGCCGCGATGTTCCGCGCGCGTGGACAAACCTGGCGCAAGGTCGTCGATGCGCAAACAGGCTTTGCACGTGGCCGCCATGAAGATGGTTCCTGGATCACTCCGTTTGATCCCGCCGGTAAGTACACGTGGATTACTGAAGGGCTCCCATGGCAATACACGTTCTTCGTCCCCCAGGATGTTCCAGGACTGATCGCGCTCGAGGGTGGTAAGGCAGCGTTTGTTAGAAAACTGGATGGGCTCTTTGCTGGCAAGTACTACGATCATGGCAATGAGCCGAGCCATCACATCGCTTATCTCTTTGACGCGGCTGATGCGCCGTCCAAGACGCAGCAGCACGTGCGTGCGCTGATGGAAAGCGAATACCGCGATGGCCCTGGAGGACTTGCGGGTAACGATGATGCGGGACAGATGAGTGCGTGGTATGTGCTGAGTGCGCTCGGCTTCTACCAGGTAACGCCGGGTGTGCCGGAATACTGGATTGGCTCGCCTCGCTTCGACGACATGACCATCAAGCTTCCGAACGGGCGCACCTTTCATATCGAGGCGAAGGGTGCGGGCGGCGGTAAGGTCTACGTTCGTCGGGTGCTCCTCAACGGCCACTTGCTTACCGGATACAAGATCAAGCACAGCGATATCGCTAACGGCGGAACCCTTACTTTCGAGATGAACGATACACCCTCGTAG
- a CDS encoding AbrB/MazE/SpoVT family DNA-binding domain-containing protein encodes MAALKLEAFGTCTGIAIPEEMLVQTGVGRGDTLFVVETPNGYLLSPRNPETDHQVELGGAFMKKYQETLKRLAQ; translated from the coding sequence ATGGCCGCATTAAAGCTGGAAGCATTCGGAACCTGCACCGGAATCGCAATTCCGGAAGAAATGCTCGTACAGACGGGGGTCGGAAGGGGGGACACCCTCTTTGTCGTCGAAACCCCGAACGGCTATCTTCTCTCCCCTCGCAACCCCGAGACCGATCATCAAGTCGAACTCGGCGGAGCCTTCATGAAAAAGTACCAGGAGACCCTCAAAAGACTCGCCCAGTGA
- a CDS encoding VOC family protein produces MTTQPIDPGVRVGHVHLKVANLQRALSFYCGVLGLELMQRFGDTAAFISAGGYHHHIGLNTWESLNGAHPAAGTTGLYHLALVYPTRAALGDALNRLIQAQVRLDGAADHGVSQALYLRDPDQNGVELYWDRPREDWPRDVKGGLAMYTRPLELQGLLNEADEAAGRI; encoded by the coding sequence ATGACCACGCAGCCTATCGATCCTGGCGTCCGTGTTGGACACGTTCATTTGAAGGTGGCGAACCTGCAGCGAGCCCTCAGCTTTTATTGTGGCGTGCTTGGGCTCGAGTTGATGCAGCGCTTTGGGGACACGGCCGCGTTTATCTCCGCTGGCGGATACCACCACCACATCGGGCTGAATACGTGGGAGAGTCTGAACGGGGCGCATCCGGCGGCAGGGACGACGGGCCTGTACCACCTGGCGCTTGTATATCCGACGCGGGCGGCACTTGGAGATGCGCTGAACCGGCTGATCCAGGCGCAGGTGCGACTGGACGGGGCAGCGGATCATGGGGTGAGCCAGGCGCTTTATCTTCGAGACCCTGACCAGAACGGGGTAGAGCTTTACTGGGACCGGCCTCGGGAAGACTGGCCTCGCGACGTGAAGGGCGGATTGGCAATGTATACGAGACCGCTGGAACTGCAGGGTCTGCTCAACGAGGCGGACGAGGCTGCGGGCCGGATCTGA
- a CDS encoding hydroxymethylglutaryl-CoA lyase has translation MSIVKIVECPRDAWQGLPQRMPAEVKADYLRVLIAAGFRHIDAVSFVSPEAFPQMADSELVLDYLDPSDDVEIIGIVLNAQGAERAIKTSAVQTLAFPYSISPTYLKKSQHQTPEEALDALEAVGTAGYKAGLDVVAYISMAFGNPYGDDWDIEEVVSACDLLVDNGITQISLADTVGLATPKLISDVLSDVFAVHDTAEIGVHLHARPDTATAKVRAAYGVGCRRFDGAIGGFGGCPLAQDTLVGNIATGTLIAELKRLGAKMSPVSPLESLQAASAEIARKFGAKVQ, from the coding sequence ATGTCGATCGTGAAGATCGTGGAGTGCCCGCGCGACGCCTGGCAGGGTTTGCCGCAGAGGATGCCGGCCGAGGTCAAAGCGGACTACCTTCGTGTGCTGATTGCTGCCGGATTTAGACATATCGACGCTGTGAGCTTCGTGTCTCCGGAGGCATTCCCGCAGATGGCCGATTCGGAACTCGTCCTCGACTACCTCGACCCGTCCGATGACGTCGAGATCATCGGCATCGTCCTCAACGCCCAGGGAGCCGAGCGCGCCATCAAGACCTCCGCCGTCCAGACCCTCGCCTTCCCATACTCCATCTCCCCCACCTACCTCAAGAAGAGCCAACACCAGACCCCCGAAGAAGCGCTCGACGCCCTCGAAGCGGTCGGGACCGCAGGCTACAAGGCTGGTCTCGACGTCGTCGCCTATATCTCGATGGCCTTCGGCAACCCCTACGGCGACGACTGGGACATCGAGGAAGTCGTCTCCGCCTGCGACCTTCTCGTCGACAACGGCATCACCCAGATATCCCTCGCCGACACCGTCGGCCTCGCCACCCCAAAGCTCATCTCCGACGTCCTGTCCGACGTCTTCGCCGTGCATGATACTGCTGAGATCGGCGTCCATCTCCACGCCCGCCCCGACACCGCAACCGCCAAGGTCAGGGCCGCCTACGGCGTAGGCTGCCGTCGCTTCGACGGAGCCATCGGAGGCTTCGGCGGATGCCCCCTCGCGCAGGACACCCTCGTCGGCAACATCGCAACCGGAACGTTGATCGCCGAACTGAAAAGACTCGGAGCGAAGATGTCTCCCGTCAGCCCTCTCGAAAGCCTGCAAGCCGCAAGCGCCGAGATCGCCCGGAAGTTCGGCGCAAAGGTCCAGTAA
- a CDS encoding nicotinamidase, producing MNLSATDCLLIIDMQNDFLPGGALEVKEGDQIIPGLNELAGRFEHVILTQDWHPAGHISFASTHHLRAFADTVEASYGTQTLWPDHCIQGTRGAELHSALDVPHAEMILRKGFRKEIDSYSAFLENDGATPTGLAGYLRERGLRRLFFGGVAYDFCVGFSAIAAAELGFEAIVLEDLTRAVSLPGTVDGTNEAFSRGGIERISSGSIS from the coding sequence ATGAACCTCTCGGCTACAGACTGCCTTTTGATCATCGATATGCAGAACGACTTTCTTCCCGGTGGTGCTCTTGAGGTGAAGGAGGGAGATCAGATTATTCCCGGTCTCAATGAGCTTGCGGGCCGGTTTGAGCATGTGATTCTGACGCAGGACTGGCACCCCGCCGGGCATATCTCGTTTGCCTCGACGCATCATCTTCGGGCGTTTGCGGATACGGTCGAGGCGAGCTACGGAACGCAGACGCTTTGGCCGGATCACTGTATCCAGGGGACGCGGGGAGCTGAACTGCACTCGGCGCTGGATGTGCCGCATGCGGAGATGATTCTGCGGAAGGGGTTTCGGAAGGAGATCGACAGCTACTCGGCGTTTCTGGAGAACGATGGGGCGACGCCGACGGGGTTGGCGGGTTACCTGCGGGAGAGGGGTCTGCGGCGGCTGTTCTTCGGTGGCGTGGCGTACGATTTCTGCGTCGGGTTCTCGGCGATTGCGGCGGCGGAGCTTGGTTTCGAGGCGATCGTGCTCGAGGATCTGACTCGGGCCGTGTCGCTGCCGGGGACGGTGGACGGGACGAATGAGGCGTTTTCTCGCGGGGGGATCGAGCGAATTTCGTCCGGGAGTATCTCGTAA
- a CDS encoding sulfatase-like hydrolase/transferase yields MPIDRRLFLQRFAAGTATFALAGLESFASTPSGKKPNIVVILSDDVGYGDLSCYGATHVHTPAIDAMASAGLRFTNAHSDAATCTPSRYAMLTGSYAWRHDGVQILPGDAKLLIQSNQSTIASVLKSAGYTTGLVGKWHIGLGDGKIDWNGEIKPGPCEVGFDDAFFFAATADRVPSVYIHNHRVVNLDPSDPIHVSYENKIGNEPTGKEDPELLKMKLSEGHDGTIIDGISRIGFMTGGKAARWKDEEMAATFTGNAVEFIEKNQHKPFLLYFTPSDIHVPRAPAPEFAGKNECGVRCDVISQLDWSVGRILDTLKRLHLDENTLVLFTSDNGPVVNDGYDDGSDRKLDGHKPAGPFRGGKYTIFEGGTTLPFIVRWTGHVKPGISDALVSQLDILASFAALVHQPVPAGTAEDSINMLPAMLGKSPKGRESLVEEAQVMGIREGKWKLIDRSQRPGAHPRPASLDLSGGSLERSLKGQPSYPTAPLELYDIAADPGETKNVAAQYPEIVERLRRKLADVRTQGHS; encoded by the coding sequence ATGCCGATCGATCGCCGTCTGTTTCTACAACGCTTCGCCGCCGGAACCGCCACATTCGCCCTCGCCGGACTCGAATCCTTCGCATCCACACCATCCGGCAAAAAGCCGAACATCGTGGTCATCCTCTCGGACGACGTCGGCTACGGCGATCTCTCCTGCTACGGCGCAACCCACGTCCACACCCCGGCAATCGACGCCATGGCATCGGCCGGCCTCCGCTTCACCAACGCCCACTCCGACGCCGCAACCTGCACCCCATCGCGCTACGCCATGCTCACCGGAAGCTATGCCTGGAGGCACGACGGCGTCCAGATCCTCCCCGGCGACGCAAAGCTCCTGATCCAAAGCAACCAGTCGACAATCGCCTCGGTACTGAAGTCCGCAGGCTACACCACCGGCCTCGTCGGCAAGTGGCACATCGGCCTCGGCGACGGCAAGATCGACTGGAACGGCGAGATCAAGCCTGGGCCATGCGAGGTCGGCTTCGACGACGCCTTCTTCTTCGCTGCCACCGCCGATCGCGTCCCGTCCGTCTACATCCACAACCATCGCGTCGTGAACCTCGACCCCAGTGACCCGATCCATGTTTCCTACGAGAACAAGATCGGCAACGAGCCGACCGGCAAGGAAGATCCCGAACTCCTCAAGATGAAGCTCAGCGAGGGCCACGACGGCACCATCATCGACGGTATCAGCCGCATCGGCTTCATGACCGGAGGCAAGGCCGCGCGCTGGAAAGATGAAGAGATGGCCGCAACCTTTACCGGCAACGCCGTCGAGTTCATCGAGAAGAACCAGCACAAGCCATTCCTCCTCTACTTCACGCCAAGCGACATCCACGTCCCCCGCGCTCCCGCGCCCGAGTTCGCCGGAAAGAACGAGTGCGGCGTACGTTGCGACGTCATCAGCCAGCTCGACTGGAGTGTCGGCCGCATCCTCGACACGCTCAAGCGCCTGCACCTCGACGAGAATACGCTCGTCCTCTTCACCTCCGACAATGGCCCCGTCGTCAACGATGGCTACGACGACGGATCGGACCGCAAGCTCGACGGCCACAAGCCTGCAGGCCCGTTTCGCGGAGGCAAGTACACCATCTTCGAAGGTGGCACGACGCTGCCCTTCATCGTCCGTTGGACCGGCCACGTTAAGCCCGGAATTTCGGACGCGCTCGTCAGTCAACTCGACATACTCGCCAGCTTCGCCGCTCTCGTACATCAGCCCGTGCCTGCGGGAACAGCCGAGGACAGCATCAACATGTTGCCCGCCATGCTTGGTAAGTCCCCGAAAGGACGCGAGTCTCTCGTCGAGGAAGCCCAGGTGATGGGCATACGGGAAGGGAAGTGGAAGCTAATCGATCGCAGCCAGAGACCCGGCGCGCACCCTCGCCCCGCATCGCTCGATCTATCTGGCGGCTCCCTCGAAAGATCGCTCAAAGGCCAGCCGAGTTACCCCACGGCACCGCTCGAACTCTATGACATCGCCGCCGATCCGGGAGAAACAAAAAATGTTGCAGCGCAGTATCCAGAGATAGTCGAACGCCTGCGCAGAAAGCTCGCCGACGTTCGAACGCAGGGCCACAGCTAA
- a CDS encoding aryl-sulfate sulfotransferase yields MRSEGLPFANVQRMIATAVLAFVACTVFASPRVYPTGVTIYDPSRAYNCFVSFSSLDGSTHLIDMDGNEVHRWPHVGLPGEVIDPNLTGGKRGHVLLQLSDTSDPRGGIFTNRTVGELDWDGNTVWEWGTQAPGGAVRQNHDWQRLPNGNTLLLVTIPQAVKGLGPKEIGDQAIYEVTPDGKLVWQWVAGDHLKEFGFSADGMRYLRERIKRNPPEPYGYLEINDMQVLGPNHWFDEGDKRFDPKNIMIDTRKGNVVLIIERKTGKVVWRLGPYFKGSEYSPDQRIGNKTLPRPVDQISGQHNAHIIPKGLPGAGHLLLFDDEGGAGFPPAALGIYAGSRILEIDPVKEEIVWQYNGENSGRPTWTFFSSFVSSARRLPNGNTLIDEGMNGRIFQITPDGTIVWEYVTPYVGRSTIDGKPFANSLTYRAQPVPYDWAPEGTPHLEKPVKELDVTKFRVP; encoded by the coding sequence ATGCGCTCTGAAGGCCTGCCCTTTGCCAACGTGCAGCGGATGATCGCTACGGCTGTTCTTGCCTTCGTTGCCTGCACAGTCTTCGCCTCCCCGCGTGTCTATCCCACGGGAGTTACGATCTACGATCCATCCCGCGCTTATAACTGCTTCGTAAGCTTCAGCAGCCTCGATGGGAGCACCCATCTCATCGACATGGATGGTAACGAGGTCCATCGCTGGCCCCATGTAGGACTACCCGGAGAAGTAATCGATCCGAACCTCACAGGTGGCAAGCGCGGCCACGTCCTTCTACAGCTCTCGGATACTTCGGACCCTCGCGGCGGCATCTTCACCAACCGCACCGTGGGCGAGTTGGACTGGGACGGCAACACCGTGTGGGAGTGGGGAACGCAAGCCCCCGGCGGAGCCGTCCGACAGAACCATGACTGGCAGCGCCTGCCGAATGGAAACACGCTCCTCCTTGTCACCATCCCGCAGGCCGTGAAGGGGCTTGGCCCGAAAGAGATAGGCGATCAGGCTATCTACGAAGTAACTCCGGATGGCAAGCTCGTCTGGCAATGGGTCGCCGGCGATCATCTGAAAGAGTTCGGCTTCTCGGCCGATGGCATGCGCTATCTGCGCGAACGCATAAAGCGAAACCCTCCCGAGCCATACGGCTATCTCGAGATAAACGATATGCAGGTGCTCGGACCGAACCACTGGTTCGACGAAGGCGACAAGCGCTTCGATCCAAAGAACATCATGATCGACACACGCAAGGGAAACGTTGTCCTCATCATCGAGAGGAAGACAGGGAAAGTAGTCTGGCGTCTCGGTCCATACTTCAAGGGAAGCGAGTACTCGCCGGATCAACGGATCGGGAATAAGACGCTGCCGCGTCCCGTGGATCAGATATCAGGACAACATAATGCCCACATCATTCCGAAAGGCCTCCCGGGCGCAGGACATCTTCTCTTATTCGACGACGAAGGCGGCGCCGGCTTCCCCCCGGCAGCCCTCGGCATCTATGCCGGTTCGCGCATCCTCGAGATCGATCCAGTGAAGGAGGAGATTGTCTGGCAATACAACGGCGAGAACTCAGGAAGGCCGACCTGGACCTTCTTCAGTTCCTTTGTAAGTAGCGCGCGTCGTCTGCCGAACGGAAACACGCTGATCGACGAAGGCATGAACGGACGCATCTTCCAGATCACCCCGGATGGCACGATTGTCTGGGAGTATGTAACGCCTTACGTTGGACGAAGCACGATCGATGGAAAGCCGTTTGCAAATAGCCTCACGTATCGTGCCCAACCTGTCCCCTACGATTGGGCCCCCGAGGGCACGCCTCACCTGGAGAAGCCAGTCAAGGAACTCGATGTAACTAAGTTTCGCGTGCCCTGA